The nucleotide sequence ggaggacagagaggtgtACATTGGTTGGATGTGAAACACCATGTGTATCAAACAGTATAATAGTCAACACCTCACCATCAGATTCCATGTTGTTAGCACCGGAAGCTTTGGCTCCAAAGACTGACTCAAAGTCCACTTGGAGTGCTCCTGGGGGAGGGGCCTGTGTTGCTGTGGAGTATCCTGTAAAGAGGTCAGAGGGGAGACGCTCAGAACACAGCAGGTGCAATGATGGAGAAGTATTATACCATCATTGGTGTCAGTCACAGCTGCTAAATAGTTCCAGAAAGTCACCTGACAGAAAATGGTGGTCTCCTTCTAAATGGCTAGTAGAGCTACTCTACCTCTGAATAGACCTGCTACAGTAGAGCTACAGCTTCTCTAGTACTCTACCTCTGAATAGACCTGCTACAGTAGAGCTACAGCTTCTCTAGTACTCTACCTCTGAATTGACCTGCTACTGCAGAGGGCTCAGTGAGGTAGGGGGCCTGGTGTGGAAGGTGCTGGGCCATGGCCACTGGACCACCACAGAAGGAGTCTGACAAAGCCAAAGAATGAgcaggaagaagaagagagcaaAGGAAAGCATTTCAAGGCATGGCAAGAAAGGCAAGCAAGGCAAAGTGACAGTACAGACAAAAAGGAGACAGTTCTACTTGTTAGTGTCCCTAATTCTAacaaaatcaaaacaggaactgCAGAGTACAAGGATATAAAAATATATCCTATTGACACTAAAGTCATCTAAATCACCAGACTACCCTAACCATAGGGTTATTATGGGGCCACTAAACACATTACATGGGTTGAGGGGTCTATGTTTGCCTATGGGCTCAGGAAACATATGCTGGGATGGTGAGCCATCGTAGTACCTGAGATGGAGTGTTCTATCCGCACTGTGCGTTTGTAATTGGTTGAAACGGACGAGTTTGTGTCAGTAAAGGGATTATAACGATCTAGAGAATCAAAAATAATATTAGTAAGTGAAACAGATTTAAACTTATACTGCTAAGAGGATACTAAAAGAGAAAATAATCAAATTGTTGGTTTGTAAATATCAGAATCTAGAAGCAATAGCCTATTTGAATACATTATGAAACAATATATATCAGCAGCAGGAAAACCATAATTTGAACATAACCACTTAGTCAGAATAATCTTGGACATGGGTTTACTAGACACTAAGATGTGTGATAAAGCCTCATATTAGACTGAACTGGCATGGGAGCCTATCTAAAGAACATAACCAGTAACTCCACAGTCACAGTGTTAGCTTGTGTTTCAAACCTTAGCTTCCATTATAGGACTGTGCTACAATAAAAATATGGCGAGTAGAGGCTTTGCATTTCGAGGTACAAAACAAATACTTAACTTTAGACAGCCATGAGataatttacagtgcattcagaaagtattcagacccccttttccacattttttcacattttgttatgttatagccttattctaaaatggattaaatacacattttcctcatcaatctatacacaataccacatgacaacatgaaaacaggtttttgaaaTTTCAGCAAATGTATTacatataaaaaacagaaataccttgtttacaaaagtattcagactcttgctatgacactcgaaattaagctcaggtgcatcctgtttccattgatcatccttgagatgtttctgcaacttggagtccacctgtggtaacttcaattgattggatattatttggaatggcacatacctgtctatataaggtcacagtgcatgtcagagcaaaaaccaagccatgaggacaaaggaattgtccatagagctccgagacgggattgtgttgaggcacagatctggggaagggttccaaaacatttctgcagcattgaaggtccccaagaacacagtggcctccatcattcttaaatggaagaagtttggaaccaccaagactcttcccagagctggctGCCTCACCAACTGAGCATTCAGgggagggccttggtcagagaggtgaccaagaacctgatggtcaatctgacagcgctcaagagttcttctgtggagatgggagaaccttccagaagttcaaccattacatttacattacatttaagtcatttagcagacgctcttatccagagcgacttacaaattggtgcattcaccttatgacatccagtggaacagccacttacaatagtgcatctaaatcttttaaggggggggtgagaaggattactttatcctatcctaggtattccttaaagaggtggggtttcaggtgtctccggaaggtggtgattgactccgctgtcctggcgtcgtgagggagtttgttccaccattggggggccagagcagcgaacagttttgactgggctgagcgggaactgtacttcctcagtggtagggaggcgagcaggccagaggtggatgaacgcagtgcccttgtttgggtgtagggcctgatcagagcctggaggtactgaggtgccgttcccctcacagctccgtaggcaagcaccatggtcttgtagcggatgcgagcttcaactggaagccagtggagagagcggaggagcggggtgacgtgagagaacttgggaaggttgaacaccagacgggctgcggcgttctggatgagttgtaggggtttaatggcacaggcagggagcccagccaacagcgagttgcagtaatccagcctgagatgacaagtgcctggattaggacctgcgccgcttcctgtgtgaggcagggaaACCATCTCtacaacactccaccaatcagacttttatggtagagtggccagagaagccactcctcagtaaaaggcacacgacagcctgcttggagtttggcaAAAGGCTCCCAAaggaccaagattgaactctttggcctgaatgccaagcttcacatctggaggaaacctggcaccatccctatggtgaagcatggtggtggcagcatcatgctgtggggatgtttatcagtggcagggactgggagactagtcaggattgagggaaagataaaaggagtaaagtacagagagatccttgataaaaaaccttttccagagctctcaggaccaagactggggcgaagattcaacttccaacaggacgaccctaagcacacagacaagaccaCACAGGAGGGGCTTCGgcacaagtctctaaatgtccttgagtggcccagccagagcccggacccgatcaaacatctctgcagagacctgaaaaaacgctccccatccaaccagacagagcttgaggatctgcagagaagaatgggaaccaaatacaggtgtgcaaagcttgtagtgtcacacccaagaagactcgaggctgtaattgctgccaaatgtacttcaacaaagtactgagtaaagggtctgaatacttatgtaaaatgtgaGTTTTATAAAAATGATTATACATTTgcaatctaaaaacctgtttttgctttctcattatggggtattgtgtgcagatttgtGGGGGACGacgacaatttaatccattttagaataaggatgtaatgtaacaaaatgtggaaaaagtcaaggggtctgaatactttcccaatgcactgtacatgtagaCGGAAGTAACAGTTATGAGATACTTCCTTCAAATTCCCACAGAGACACAGGAAGGATATGTCAGGAGGAACAAAGAGCATCTTTACCACTAAACATTTCATGACCAGACGTCCTAGAGGAATAGCTAACACCGTCGGAGGACACGACAGGTAAGTGAGCGGCTGCATCGACAGCGACTTTTGACAggaaagggttaaggtttggcatGGAGTCATCTCCAGCTTCAGCAGAGGTGAAAGGATCTAGGCaggcagaggagagaaagaaagatgagaTACAAAAGAGAAGAACAGGAGGACATCAGAGTCAgacaacaggaagagagggagagcacgcagaacagaacatggtagAAGATATCAGACAATAGAGTGgtcctgtggtggtggctgtttcTCCTACCTGCCCATGTGGTGGCCACAGGAAGCCCTGTAGAACTGGCCTGCATTGAAGGGTTAAATGTCTGCTGAATGTCAAACAGGTCACTCTCCATCTTCAGAGCACTGAGGAGAGAAGACCGCAGTGATGGGATACCTGAATCCACACTGGGACATGTAGCTAAACATCAGCATTACCAGATACACACAGAAGTATTGAGATAGAGGTTCCCCCTAAACACAGATCTAGAATCAGAGCAATctaaatcctaaccttaaccactaggGAAATATCTGACCCTGTAACAGTGGTTAGTAGCAATTTACACAAAATCCACGCTGACCTCTGATCAACCACATAAGTGGGTAAGCTTCACAGGTCGTAGGTGAACATTTACCCATTGGAGCAGCTGGGTGTGGAGAAAAGGTCGATGGCTGGGGCTGTGCTGATAGTGACCCCGGTGGTGGAGACAGGAGATGTGTCTGTGGTGGCAAAGGAAGGCCTCTTCGAGAGTTCCTTCAGCCTCTGTTCCTGGGTGGAAAGAGTCCAAGTCAAATACAGTAGGCGATGATTGTAGTTATGCATGTGGGCCATACTGGATCCACCAAACAAGGATTTGAATTGTTCCTGCATACTGCAACATATCACTGTCCTTCACATGTCGATGGGACATGCAACATGAAACCATGTCCATTCTAATCATATTGATGTTGTGATCCATGCGTCATGACGGCTGTACCTTCAGTGCTTTGAGACGAGCCTGTTCCTCCTCCAGAGCAGCCTGCTTCTCCCGCTCATCTACTTTAGTAAAAGACATCCCTGTACTGGCCAGCGAGGACACTGCATTGGATAGAGTACTGGCCCTGAAACAACAGTAAACACCTTTAGGCAGAATACTACAGCAACCCTGGCTGAAAACATCAATAACCATTACCATCAACAATAATTAAAGCAATCTTGGCTTAACAGCTTGTGCACAAAGCAAATCAGTTACTGTAGTGGCAGCCGcttctaggctacctgcaggGGGAATAGTGGACTCAGTGCCAAAGACACTCCAATGTGAGACATaggatacgtcccaaatggcactctgtttcctatgcactacttttgaccaatgtccctatgtagggaatagggtgccatttgggacgtagcccaTCCTGTACATACCTGCTGGCAGCGGTTGAGTCTTTGACTTTCTTCCCCTCTAGTGAGGCCAGGTGCTGCTCCAGAGCTTCCAGAAGGCTACTGGGAGCCTGTTGTAATGGAGAACAGCAGTTAGTAAAGGCCAAGGTTGGAAACATGCAGCTACACTGTACTATATGAACACAACCATCTAAGGCAGTGGTGGGCAACCTAGTTCATcgaatgtactgtacatacactaGCTATATGACTAGAGTTTTTCCTAACAACTTTTTGGAATACGTTCAGCTGGTCATGTTACGTGGTGAGAAAAACTCTGGTCCCTAACTATACTGACCCATATACCACTATACTGGATTCTAGcactttttacattttatttaacctttatttaactagacaagtcagttaagaacaaattcttatttataatgacggcctaccaaaaggcctcctgcggggacggggcctgggattaaaaataaatacaatataaatataggacaaaatacTTTACTGGGAAGTGTTTAGCTCCTCACTAAGGGACAAACACTAACCCGAGACACTACAGAAATACATTGATGGACAAGCAGAAACAAAGGACTGTGGGTAGCCCACCACCAGTCAATGGTTGTACGCGTTTCAGCTAAAAGCCCCATTGGATGAGTGATATTGAAatgtatgtggatgacacacaccACAGCACTTTCAACATCATACAGTATGTGGTGTTGAATTTGCAATGCCTAAGCACACCTGGGCAGCCATgtgggatgggctatgtacattTCATGTGACAAAGAGACCTTTTTGTACAATTTGCTTCGCTCCTATAAAACACAATGTCAATCAGACACAGAGTTAGAGTAGAGGCATGCAAAGACAACACCAAAGCAAGTCACAGACACAGAAGAAGAGTGAGATGAGAATACTTACACAAACTGTGAACTAAAGGTGGAAAGATAAGGGGAAATACAGAATATAAAGGTGGTGACGGTCAGAGATAGATAACTATAATGTACTTGAAGGGTATAACACTGTTACAGGTGCCTCATAAGAAAATGTATTAGGGGACATAACACACAATTAGTGCACTTTGTACTTTCAAGGAAAAGTATGATCCTTGGTCGAGGAGGGATTTTCCTTGGAAATACTGTAATATAACCCGTGTCACTGCAAAGACTGACTATAGCACAACAGGGGTGGCTGGGCCATCTATTAAATTTGCTGTACAGTGTGAAATCAGAAGTACTGTAAGATACACAGTCAGTTTGGACTCTTAACACCTTTATTTACTGTAGATAGAGCCTaatcaagaagaagaaaaatgagaagaaaaataaGGCAACAATTGGCAACATGCACTGGAGGACTTCATGCACTGAGCAGTGCCTTATCTCTGGAAGACATTTGTGCAGGGTGGAGTAAATATAGTGCGTTGGGGCAACAGAGCTGATTAAATAAGAGGAGTTAATACAGAAACGCATACAAAGAGTATAAAGAATGAAAGAAGAAAATAGGAAGTGACAGTGAGAAAtaagggagagaaagtgagagcgagagagagagagatgagacagagtaGTAATCCAACTGTAGAGACAAATGGATAGAGTAAGTTTGGTGTGTAGGTTTTTTGTTCAGAGTGTGTCTAATAAGTTCTCCCAGTAAATCCCTCATATTGCCAGGCTCATTTAGGGAGTTGAGTGTAAGGCCTTACCTGGGAAAGGTCTGGAATGTCTCCTCGATCAATCCCCACCTGCTGTCAAATGAGAATATGTGCAAACTTATAGTGGTGCctctaaataaaataaataaaaaattctaCCACTACTTAATTTCTGCCACCACAATTTTCTCacaaaaatgtaaatatatctgAGGATGTTCCCTTCAATTAATGTATTGAATGAATGAATAGCATCAAACTCAAAGCAGGTGAAGAAGAAATCACCTCTGCCACTTTAAGGAACTCTGAGATTCGGGTCATTCGGGTCAGGAACTTCTTGTAGATATCCAGGCCCTCTTTACACTGGGTTTTCTTCATGTCAAAGTACTTCTCTGTGGTaaaattaaaatttaaaaaatcaacaggcattaactctgaaagtCTGTAGACAGACTAGGGATAAACTCTGTAGAGAATCTCGTCTCCATTAGTAAAATGTAGTACTGTACATATCAAAAGATCTACAGTACAAGGATCTACAAAGCATCTCCAGACTAAACATTTTGAAAGGGTATTGATTAGAAACTAGTGAAGAAAATATAGTTGGAGTTGAGGTTTTACCCAGCAGGTTGATGATGCCTTCGTTATATGCAGCAAAAAGCCTAATGGAATCTTTGAAGAGGAGCATGAACCCTGCATTGATCACTCCGTTTGTGAGCTCATTGGCATTAACCTGAAGGAGACACATCATTCAGTTTCACATAAGCCATAAGTTGCCCTTTTAACACACAATAATGACTTTGGCTTCGCTGACAAACAATTAAAGAGCAGGTCAGTGTGGAGGAATGTGTCCATCTCTGGTTTCAGCACTGTCCATTCAGTAATCAGTATGCCTGACAATCTGTTAGCCCCAGGAACCTTCTCATATTACAGTACATATTACAGGACCTGAGCAGCACAGTTCTGGTGAGGTTGACCTCAGACTCACATTGAAGTCGAGGAGGGCGTCCATCTGGTTTTGTATGATAGGGATGGTCTTCAGTAGCTTCTCTGTATTCATGGTCCTCATCACCCCATCCACCCTGTTgagatgtgtgtgtagtgttagaTAGGTGTTAGAAGCacaaaggacagagagggagggaatcagTGAAATAGCCGCAGCCAGGCAATTTCTACTGCATGTTAACAAATCGTTCCCAGAGTTACAGAAATACCCCTGTGATTACTTCATGGGATATAAAAAGCATTGAACAATTTTAAAAAAATGACATTCTGTCATTAAAACTGACAGAAATCTTGTTCTCTTCTAAAACTAAATATTTGAGCTGTCATAAATATTTTAATTATTTTTACACCTGCGGGCGACTCTGCAAGGAGAAAGTGTTTATTGTAAGAAATTATTTGAGCCGTTATAACTTCATAGACATACATTCACGTAAGGAGAGGGTCAGTCAAAAACAAACATACCACTTTCTTTTGTTGATATGTTGGGAATTTCTTACCCTCGCTTTACTTTAGTGAAGTCAAATGCAACCTGTCTGTATGACACAGCCTTCTCATTCAGATATCGACTGTACCTCCGGATAAATGTGGACATATcgtagcctgggagagagagacctgagaagTGATATAAATCTTACATTTGTCATGAAAACCTACATGAGAATCATGCTATAGTCGTTCATAAGTTATATTGTTTCGGCTTATAAGTATTTGTCACTAACAGTTAAGGATGAGCTTGAAAACAGCAGTTGAGAGCCAAGTACTCATACTTTACCTTGTAAACCACTTTTGTCCAAAAAATTACTGAGGTTGAATAATGTGTTCCTTGAAGCCAAGTACTGGACAAAACGCTGTATCAAAGAAAAAGATGGGTATCAAAACGTGTTCTTAATTTCCATTGATCTACAGAAATAGAATAGGACCGGCACACCAGAGTAATTTCCAGATTTTTATAAAAATATTGATTATGATATAAACCTAGAAATTCCATGGTTAGCAATTGATTGTCTTAATGTCTGAACTGAAAACATAGCATTGCTATTATAGAAATAATATATATTACAGACAATAATGTAATGAGTGGTGGATGTAGCCAAAGACAAGACTGTAGAGAGTGGTGATTATAAGCTCAGCTCACCTCATTACCGTAGACCATGAGGTGGTGTGTGGCGATGAGCGACTTGAAGACCACCACCCAGCTTGTGCTGGTGGTCCTTTCAAACAGTGAGTCAGCCAGCTGGGGAATGTTCACGTTCATCTCATTGGTGCAATGGATCAGGTCTAAGgaccagagacagaaagacagaaagacagaaagacagagagacagagagacagagagacagagagacagacagacagacagacagagagacagagagacagagagacagagagacagagagacagagagacagagagacagagagacagacagacagacagacagacagacagacagacagacagacagacagacagacagacagacagacagacagacagacagacagacagacagacagacagacagacagacatgttagcGATCGCTCGATGTCTACGAAGACCATGGATAATTGATTGTCAGGTAGTAACAGTAGTGGCCAGTAGAGGTTAAAACAACTTTGGATACAAGGCATTTCCCATATGGGGAGTTGAATTTGGGGTTCAAGTCAGTTAATAGTCTATGAAAGACATTGTTTTTAAATCTGTGCAAACAGACACGGGCACTTTCCCCTTAACTGCAATCTCATTCAATTAGCTTTAATTCAAGGTCTTGCTAATTGCTTAACTATACTCAAGACACTTAATTACTATGCTACGGTACTACAGGCTGCCTCTCACTTTAATTTTTTTGCCATGGCAATTTCTCAAGAGGGTCTACTGAAGTTCAATAGATGGTGACATATTCATCAGGCTTTCATCTTTAAATCGAACAATATATTTTTGGTCAAATATCTTAAGTACTAGTAGCTCCTTCCGCCACCAGTTCTCTCCACTCATCTATAGCCTCAGTTGGCCTAAAGACTCTACTCTAATAAGCCCCATGAACCAGTTTAAGTCAGCTACTAGGCTAAGTTCCTTTTAAGCTTATTTTCTCTTCACAATATAACATTTTTTAAGAACAAAATGGATTCTAAACCATTTGTGTAAGTTTGCTATTTGATATGTCCACTATTTGGGCACACAGACACGACAATCTTATCagctcttaaccaaccatgctattttttcatttttttctctcacattgttcgtaacttattttgtacataatgttcctgctaccgtctcttatgaccgaaaagagcttctggacatcagaactgcgattactTAGATTAGACAAAGtttttcttcaatgagtcggacgggagggatatactacagacacccgaccaggcccagatccctgtcACTGGCTGGATAAGGAAACTGAGATTTTGTGGaaaaagatcagggtgccttgtgaggatcaggcgatgagaggctaatctgcctttgccttTCGTCCTGCCAGCTAACGTTCAATCGCTagaaaataaatgggacaaactgaaagcacgtatatcctaccaacgggacattaaaaactgtaatatcttatgtttcactgagtaaCTGAGACGACATTAAGAACAtgcagctggcgggttatacactccatcggcaggatagaacagcagtctctggtaagacacggggcgggggcTTATGCatgtgtaaacaacagctggtgcacaatatctaagtctcaaggttttgctcgcctgaggtagagtatctcatgatacgctgtagaccacactatctacctcgAGTTtccatctgtatttttcgtagctgtctacataccaccacagaccgatgctggcactaaaacatTTACTAAAACCACACTCAGTGAGCTGTAtactgccataagcaaacaggaaaatgctcatccagaggcagcgctcctagtagccggggactttaatgcagggaaacttaaatcagttttacctcatttctgtCAGCATGTTTGCAAACAGAggaaaaaaattctagaccacctttgctccacacacagagatgtgtacaaagctctccctcaccctccatttggggAATCTGACCATAATGCTATCctactgattcctgcttacaagctaaaaattaaagcaggaagcaccagtgacttggtctataaaaaagtggtctgatgaagcagatgctaaactacaggactgttttgctagcagactggaatatgttccgggattcttccaatggcattgaggagtacaccacataagacaatggctttatcaataagtgcatcgaggacgtcgtccccacagtgactgtacgttcatactggaggtcgaccgattaatcgaaaTGGCCgagtttcaagttttcataacaattggaaatcggtatttttggacaccgatttggccgatttttttacacctttatttatcctttatttaactaggcaagttagttaagaacacattcttatttttaatgacggcctaggaacggtgggttaactgccttgttcatgggcaggatgacagatttgtaccttgtcagctcggggattcaatcttgcaaccttacagttaactagtccaacgctctaaccacctgattacattgcactccacgaggagactgcctgttaatcgaatgcagtaagaagccaagttaagttgctagctagaattaaacttatcttataaaaaacaatcaatcataatcactagttaactacacatggttgatgatattactagcgtgtcctgcattgcatataatccaTGCGGTGCGTATTCAGttcggttccgtatttcactgaaagaatagtCTTGTtatcgagatgatagtttccggattcgaccatattaatgacctaaggctcgtatttctgtgtgttatgttataattaagtctatgattagatagagcagtctgactgagcaatggtaggcaccagcaggctcgtaagcattaattcaaacagcactttcgtgcgttttgtcAGCAGctcgtcgctgtgcttcaagcattgagctgtttatgacttcaagcctatcaactcccaagattaggctggtgtaaccgatgtgaaaaggctagctagttagcgtggtgcgcgctaatagcgtttcaaacgtcactcgctctgagacttggagtggttgttccccttgctctgcatgggtaacgctgcttcgagagtagctgttgttgatgtgttcctggttcgagcccaggtagaggCGAGAaaagggatggaagctatactgttacactggcaattctaaagtgcctataagaacatccaatagtcaaaggtatatgaaatacaaatcgtatagagagaaattgtcctataatttctacaacctaaaacttcttacctgggattATTGAAGATTCCTggtaaaaggaaccaccagctttcatatgttctcatgttctgcgcaaggaacttaaacattagcttttttacatggcacatgtggggtggcagggtagcctagtggttagagcattggactagtaatcgaaaggtcgcaagttcaaatccccgagctgacaaggtacaaacaaaatctgtcgttctgcccctgaacaggcagttcctaggccgtcattgaaaatgagaatttgttcttaaccgacttgcctagtaaaataaagataaaataaaaataataaaataaaaacatgcacttttactttcttctccgacactttgtttttgcattatttaaaccaaattgaacatgtttcattttatttgaggctaaatggattttattgatgtattatattaagttaaaataagtgttaattcagtattgttgtaattgtcattattacaaatacattttaaatgaaataaaaatcgtccgattaatcggtatcgtttttggtccttcaataatcggtatcggcgttgaaaaatcatactctgtcgacctctaatatacagaagccccgctattgttatttacagctgctctttatttatttgttacttttatctattacttttttttgaggggggggtattttctaaaaactgcattgttggttaagggctcgtaagtaatcatttcactgtaaggtctacacgtgacaaataacataaATGATAACATAAAtctatcaaccagctaattattagaatcaggtgaactaaattagggttggagtgaaaacctacaggacagtagttctccaggaacaggg is from Oncorhynchus gorbuscha isolate QuinsamMale2020 ecotype Even-year linkage group LG19, OgorEven_v1.0, whole genome shotgun sequence and encodes:
- the LOC124006260 gene encoding phosphatidylinositol-binding clathrin assembly protein-like isoform X9 is translated as MSGQSITDRITAAQHSVTGSAVSKTVCKATTHEIMGPKKKHLDYLIHCTNEMNVNIPQLADSLFERTTSTSWVVVFKSLIATHHLMVYGNERFVQYLASRNTLFNLSNFLDKSGLQGLSLPGYDMSTFIRRYSRYLNEKAVSYRQVAFDFTKVKRGVDGVMRTMNTEKLLKTIPIIQNQMDALLDFNVNANELTNGVINAGFMLLFKDSIRLFAAYNEGIINLLEKYFDMKKTQCKEGLDIYKKFLTRMTRISEFLKVAEQVGIDRGDIPDLSQFTVCAPSSLLEALEQHLASLEGKKVKDSTAASRASTLSNAVSSLASTGMSFTKVDEREKQAALEEEQARLKALKEQRLKELSKRPSFATTDTSPVSTTGVTISTAPAIDLFSTPSCSNGALKMESDLFDIQQTFNPSMQASSTGLPVATTWADPFTSAEAGDDSMPNLNPFLSKVAVDAAAHLPVVSSDGVSYSSRTSGHEMFSGYSTATQAPPPGALQVDFESVFGAKASGANNMESDDILKPTMVGSNQALCSINQLSDKLVGDDLDSSLANLVGNLGIGNGTTKNDIHWSQPGEKRLTGGSNWQPKAAPNTTWNPVSMTPPVMAYPATTPTGMMGGYGMPPQQLGSMGMMNQPNMMYNQAVMRPPNPFSSVSSAQPSAASSPSSQSPLRAPGQDPFAQLSLKDFL
- the LOC124006260 gene encoding phosphatidylinositol-binding clathrin assembly protein-like isoform X2, producing MSGQSITDRITAAQHSVTGSAVSKTVCKATTHEIMGPKKKHLDYLIHCTNEMNVNIPQLADSLFERTTSTSWVVVFKSLIATHHLMVYGNERFVQYLASRNTLFNLSNFLDKSGLQGLSLPGYDMSTFIRRYSRYLNEKAVSYRQVAFDFTKVKRGVDGVMRTMNTEKLLKTIPIIQNQMDALLDFNVNANELTNGVINAGFMLLFKDSIRLFAAYNEGIINLLEKYFDMKKTQCKEGLDIYKKFLTRMTRISEFLKVAEQVGIDRGDIPDLSQFTVCAPSSLLEALEQHLASLEGKKVKDSTAASRASTLSNAVSSLASTGMSFTKVDEREKQAALEEEQARLKALKRLKELSKRPSFATTDTSPVSTTGVTISTAPAIDLFSTPSCSNGALKMESDLFDIQQTFNPSMQASSTGLPVATTWADPFTSAEAGDDSMPNLNPFLSKVAVDAAAHLPVVSSDGVSYSSRTSGHEMFSDRYNPFTDTNSSVSTNYKRTVRIEHSISDSFCGGPVAMAQHLPHQAPYLTEPSAVAGQFRGYSTATQAPPPGALQVDFESVFGAKASGANNMESDDILKPTMVGSNQALCSINQLSDKLVGDDLDSSLANLVGNLGIGNGTTKNDIHWSQPGEKRLTGGSNWQPKAAPNTTWNPVSMTPPVMAYPATTPTGMMGGYGMPPQQLGSMGMMNQPNMMYNQAVMRPPNPFSSVSSAQPSAASSPSSQSPLRAPGQDPFAQLSLKDFL